The following coding sequences lie in one Streptomyces sp. NBC_01224 genomic window:
- a CDS encoding beta-ketoacyl synthase N-terminal-like domain-containing protein has product MTERQASDYERFQWNRYQQNPDDPGLTVGYVYALSGDVDTDRLDGALREVVSTEFPRLLSYFTEVGADLVAKSRPVPRRVLLRCERQDDLLDAGGIDPTGQELFRFRYWRASATRLLLRLDFSHVVFDGGCYAPFLAALGACWRGETPVLERSFAAAPRSDAARDSAYWRSVLAGRRLHQPLPFSAPAPHGDGRRIAVKETLTGEQAEDIHRFLRHHELSLLQFVVGVTGALVHAYGDDDRDVVVAHTVDTRTYGAPYGCHTNLLPLWLGVAAQPSALSLFEQVRTQREELRDHQGFSTLDLLALAAAEHGGAADRGGSVLNLVVNSSSAMLPTALPDLAGVDVSWIRKPDTGSSSELSVNFSSDEQGIHLSFDSSTRVLSPEALSALATNFLRLARFVTTEPHRPTTRCDLSRPLEPVAEGAAGTARTTPSGQGLGAALIEAAEADPDRVAVVDDHRSLTYGELLGAAHRLGDALAPDDTRPVGVFLERSAAIPVAYLTALALRRTFVPLDPGLPDSRLGYMAETAGLGAVLVDAATRDRAAQLFPGIPTREVDGAPSASPRPRGSRPAGPADADRTAYVLFTSGSTGTPKGVAVSEGNLVNFLHSVRQDPGMGPDDRIVALTPIGFDISLLEILLPLLCGATVQVLSEEARASATLLAERIDGSGATVVQATPSTWRILESVGWRARRPMTLLCGGEALDHDLARYLLSQSAAVYNMYGPTEATIWASWQRVTDAGRIHLGEPALGTRYYVVDADGRSVAPGMRGELMIAGDCVAQGYLNAPATAFGALPDGTPSYLTGDLVRYDGTPHLTYVSRKDGQRKVNGHRIELGEVAAAVAAQAPSATVIAVVRPEHEPHLRCFVRLPASEPFDAAAVRDRCRDTLPYYMVPQAVHRLTEMPLTPNGKTDVKKLSEAPLSALGLYPQDEVPAPTPDGQRAAADTDEAGGQDLLAELRQLVAGELGLQEPDIDRPLGYQGVTSLGYNILAARISERYGVVVHAHDFYRMNTLRIVAESVARLSDGRVGRTGGPQKQQGARQAAAPRPAAAQRPGDEGRLAIVGLAAVLPGGPDPETFWQTLLDGRDCVRPAGSERELPGEVAGFLPGIKGFDARFFSISPREASWMDPRQRLLLQSVWHTLEDAGYAPSELSGSRTGCYMAATGSDYALLQARAGARQIPYSLVGHSMSLIANRISSWFDWRGPSTVLDTACSGSLVALVKACRDLRAGVCDAAVVGGVNLILDSQINEGLHSARFLSPDHRCAAFDAAANGYVRGEGYGSFLVKRLDDALADGDDIRAVVESVAENHGGRANSLTAPNPNAQYSLLLDAYTPELAARTGYIETHGTGTVLGDAIEIDALKRAWEQLVPGPAGRRVRLGAVKSHIGHLEPAAGVASVTKVIKAFEHRTLPGNLHFQELNPGITLEGTPFEVVHKTSPWDDEGELVAGISSFGFGGTNAHVVLSAPSAPPVRRATPAQARLVPLSARTPRALRRLTAGLLDHVEGRGPLSDEDLRDLSYTLCRREHLAYRLAWCPSSGDELLQALRTAGEPVHTQARDEAGDEGQPTPDSAREAYLSGRPVDWQALFAPHRPRRLRLPGYPFDETDLWFTDEGRTA; this is encoded by the coding sequence ATGACGGAGCGTCAGGCAAGCGACTACGAGCGCTTTCAGTGGAATCGGTATCAACAGAATCCCGATGACCCGGGACTTACCGTCGGCTATGTGTACGCGCTGTCCGGAGACGTGGACACCGACCGTCTCGACGGCGCACTTCGGGAAGTGGTCTCCACCGAATTCCCGCGGCTTCTCAGCTATTTCACCGAAGTCGGCGCGGACCTGGTGGCCAAGAGCCGCCCCGTGCCCCGGCGGGTGCTGCTGCGCTGCGAGCGGCAGGACGACCTCCTCGACGCCGGCGGCATCGACCCCACCGGCCAGGAACTCTTCCGCTTCCGCTACTGGCGCGCTTCCGCCACACGGCTCCTGCTCCGCCTGGACTTCAGCCATGTGGTGTTCGACGGCGGCTGCTACGCCCCGTTCCTTGCCGCCCTCGGCGCCTGCTGGCGGGGCGAAACCCCGGTCCTCGAAAGGTCGTTCGCCGCGGCGCCCCGGTCCGACGCCGCCCGGGACTCGGCCTACTGGCGATCGGTGCTCGCGGGCCGCCGGCTGCACCAGCCGCTGCCCTTCTCGGCCCCGGCGCCCCACGGGGACGGCCGCCGGATCGCGGTCAAGGAGACGCTCACCGGCGAACAGGCCGAGGACATCCACCGGTTCCTGCGCCACCACGAGCTGAGCCTGCTCCAGTTCGTGGTGGGTGTCACCGGCGCCCTCGTGCACGCCTACGGCGACGACGACCGCGACGTCGTGGTCGCGCACACCGTGGACACGCGGACGTACGGAGCTCCGTACGGCTGCCACACCAATCTGCTGCCTCTGTGGCTGGGCGTCGCGGCACAGCCGTCCGCGCTGTCGTTGTTCGAGCAGGTGCGCACGCAGCGCGAGGAGCTGCGCGACCATCAGGGCTTCTCGACCCTCGACCTGCTCGCCCTGGCCGCGGCCGAACACGGCGGCGCCGCGGACCGGGGCGGCAGCGTGCTCAACCTCGTGGTGAACTCCTCCTCCGCGATGCTGCCCACCGCGCTGCCGGACCTCGCGGGGGTGGACGTCTCCTGGATCCGCAAGCCCGACACCGGAAGTTCGAGCGAGCTGAGCGTCAACTTCAGCTCCGACGAGCAGGGCATCCACCTCTCCTTCGACTCCTCCACGCGCGTGCTGTCCCCCGAGGCCCTGTCGGCCCTGGCGACCAACTTCCTGCGCCTGGCCCGGTTCGTGACCACCGAGCCGCACCGCCCGACCACGCGGTGCGACCTGTCACGCCCGCTGGAACCGGTGGCCGAGGGGGCCGCCGGGACCGCGCGAACCACCCCGTCCGGCCAGGGCCTGGGCGCGGCCCTGATAGAGGCCGCGGAAGCGGACCCGGACCGGGTGGCCGTCGTGGACGACCACCGCTCGCTCACCTACGGCGAACTGCTGGGCGCCGCACACCGGCTCGGCGACGCCCTGGCCCCTGACGACACGCGGCCGGTTGGCGTCTTCCTGGAGCGGTCGGCCGCGATCCCCGTCGCGTACCTGACCGCGCTGGCCCTGCGCCGCACGTTCGTACCGCTGGACCCCGGGCTGCCGGACAGCCGGCTCGGGTACATGGCCGAGACCGCCGGTCTTGGCGCCGTCCTGGTGGACGCGGCGACCCGGGACCGGGCGGCCCAGCTGTTCCCCGGCATACCCACGCGGGAGGTGGACGGCGCCCCGTCGGCCTCCCCGCGGCCGCGCGGCAGCCGGCCGGCGGGCCCGGCCGACGCCGACCGCACCGCGTACGTGCTGTTCACCTCGGGATCGACCGGCACCCCCAAAGGCGTCGCGGTCAGCGAGGGCAACCTCGTCAACTTCCTGCACTCCGTGCGCCAGGACCCCGGGATGGGCCCGGACGACCGCATCGTCGCCCTGACTCCGATCGGCTTCGACATCTCCCTCCTGGAGATCCTGCTGCCGCTGCTGTGCGGTGCGACCGTCCAGGTGCTGTCCGAGGAGGCCAGAGCCAGCGCGACCCTGCTGGCCGAGCGCATCGACGGCAGCGGGGCGACCGTCGTCCAGGCCACGCCGTCCACCTGGCGCATCCTGGAGTCCGTCGGCTGGCGGGCACGGCGGCCCATGACCCTGCTGTGCGGCGGGGAGGCACTGGACCACGACCTCGCGCGGTACCTGCTGAGCCAGAGCGCCGCCGTCTACAACATGTACGGCCCGACCGAGGCCACCATCTGGGCGAGCTGGCAGCGCGTGACCGACGCCGGGCGCATCCATCTGGGTGAGCCCGCCCTGGGGACCCGGTACTACGTGGTGGACGCCGACGGGCGGTCCGTGGCCCCGGGCATGCGGGGCGAGCTGATGATTGCCGGTGACTGCGTGGCCCAGGGATACCTGAACGCCCCGGCAACCGCTTTCGGCGCGCTGCCCGACGGCACGCCCTCCTACCTGACCGGCGACCTGGTCCGCTACGACGGGACGCCGCACCTCACCTACGTCTCCCGCAAGGACGGCCAGCGCAAGGTCAACGGCCACCGGATCGAACTGGGCGAGGTGGCCGCCGCGGTGGCCGCCCAGGCCCCGTCCGCGACCGTGATCGCCGTCGTGCGACCGGAACACGAGCCGCATCTGCGCTGCTTCGTGCGGCTGCCCGCCAGCGAGCCCTTCGACGCTGCCGCGGTGCGCGACAGGTGCCGGGACACCCTGCCGTACTACATGGTGCCGCAGGCCGTGCACCGGCTGACCGAGATGCCGCTGACGCCCAACGGCAAGACCGACGTCAAGAAGCTCAGCGAGGCCCCCCTGTCCGCGCTCGGCCTGTACCCGCAGGACGAGGTGCCCGCGCCGACACCCGACGGGCAGCGGGCCGCGGCGGACACCGACGAGGCAGGCGGGCAGGACCTCCTCGCCGAGCTGCGGCAGCTCGTCGCCGGTGAACTGGGCCTGCAGGAGCCGGACATCGACCGGCCCCTGGGCTACCAGGGCGTCACCTCGCTCGGCTACAACATCCTTGCCGCACGGATCAGCGAGCGGTACGGCGTCGTCGTCCACGCGCACGATTTCTACCGCATGAACACCCTGCGCATCGTCGCCGAAAGCGTCGCTCGGCTCTCAGACGGGCGCGTCGGCCGCACCGGCGGGCCCCAGAAGCAGCAGGGCGCCCGGCAGGCGGCCGCGCCGCGCCCCGCCGCCGCGCAGCGGCCCGGCGACGAGGGCCGACTGGCCATCGTCGGCCTCGCGGCGGTGCTGCCCGGCGGCCCGGACCCCGAGACGTTCTGGCAGACCCTGCTCGACGGCAGGGACTGCGTCCGGCCGGCCGGCAGCGAGCGTGAACTACCCGGCGAGGTCGCCGGATTCCTCCCCGGAATCAAGGGGTTCGACGCCAGGTTCTTCTCCATATCGCCCCGGGAGGCGAGCTGGATGGACCCGCGCCAGCGGCTGCTGCTGCAGTCCGTGTGGCACACGCTCGAAGACGCCGGGTACGCCCCCTCCGAGCTAAGCGGCTCACGCACCGGCTGCTACATGGCGGCCACCGGCAGCGACTACGCGCTGCTCCAGGCCAGGGCCGGCGCACGGCAGATCCCGTACTCCCTGGTGGGGCACTCCATGAGCCTCATCGCGAATCGCATCTCCTCCTGGTTCGACTGGCGAGGCCCCTCCACGGTCCTCGACACCGCCTGCTCGGGGTCCCTGGTGGCGCTGGTCAAGGCGTGCCGCGACCTGCGCGCCGGTGTCTGTGACGCGGCCGTGGTCGGCGGCGTCAACCTCATCCTCGACTCCCAGATCAACGAGGGACTCCACTCGGCGCGGTTCCTCTCCCCGGACCACCGGTGCGCGGCCTTCGACGCCGCGGCCAACGGCTATGTCCGCGGGGAGGGTTACGGAAGCTTCCTGGTCAAGCGATTGGATGACGCGCTCGCCGACGGTGACGACATCCGCGCGGTCGTGGAGAGCGTGGCGGAGAACCACGGCGGCCGCGCCAACTCGCTCACCGCCCCGAACCCCAACGCCCAGTACAGCCTCCTCCTGGACGCCTACACGCCCGAACTCGCCGCCCGCACCGGCTACATCGAGACCCACGGGACGGGCACCGTGCTGGGCGACGCGATCGAGATCGACGCGCTGAAGCGGGCCTGGGAGCAGCTGGTGCCGGGGCCCGCGGGGCGCCGCGTTCGGCTCGGCGCGGTCAAGTCCCACATCGGGCACCTGGAGCCCGCCGCGGGAGTCGCCTCCGTGACCAAGGTGATCAAGGCGTTCGAGCACCGGACCCTGCCGGGCAACCTGCACTTCCAGGAACTCAACCCCGGCATCACCCTGGAGGGCACCCCCTTCGAGGTGGTGCACAAGACGAGCCCCTGGGACGACGAGGGAGAACTCGTCGCCGGTATCAGCTCCTTCGGCTTCGGCGGCACCAACGCGCACGTGGTGCTCTCCGCGCCGTCGGCGCCCCCCGTCCGGCGCGCCACCCCCGCACAGGCCCGCCTCGTACCGCTGTCGGCGCGCACCCCGCGTGCGCTGCGCCGTCTGACGGCCGGGCTGCTCGACCACGTCGAGGGGCGGGGGCCGCTGTCCGACGAGGACCTGCGCGACCTCTCGTACACCCTGTGCCGGCGCGAGCACCTGGCGTACCGCCTCGCATGGTGCCCGTCCTCCGGCGACGAGCTGCTGCAGGCGCTGCGCACGGCGGGCGAACCGGTCCACACGCAGGCGCGGGACGAGGCAGGGGACGAGGGACAGCCGACTCCCGACTCGGCCCGCGAGGCGTACCTGTCCGGCCGACCGGTCGACTGGCAGGCCCTGTTCGCGCCGCACAGGCCGCGCCGGCTGCGGCTGCCCGGCTACCCGTTCGACGAGACGGATCTCTGGTTCACGGATGAGGGGCGTACCGCATGA
- a CDS encoding SDR family NAD(P)-dependent oxidoreductase yields the protein MLLSEDDVALFARVSGDRNALHCSPDHARRTPFGRTVAHGVLAVLATLDEQAADDGAGATAVEADFGNPVFPGVRYRSEALDEARNEARTGLGYRLLDGDRTCLTVRVRPGTPPDLDPLPVPQDRSAPRHGIEDLPPGTAVSGGYGPEGTDALRGRFPAAARLLGQTPLACLLWSSYVAGMRLPGENCLLGRVALRFLPVAARGPARLSYSARVVHTDRRFGLVSIVGQITADGAVVAEAEIEAMVRTPAPPATSAALGEHLSPSTRLRGASAVVVGGSRGLGAALSLALASQGAEVFVGHRDTLPPALRAEAEGLPGQLHSVPGDAADPRWSTELRSSVEREHGRLGFLVCSAAPPLRTLGLAATDLERMDAFLTGSLRLVSAPMSGLLPLLEPGRGRCLVISSAALDEPPRDWPHYVAAKSAVEGLVRWAARHRPGVTFHLARPGMLRTEQTNSPGARETAGPVEPVAARLVRQLLEPAPADGVPHLIGEEELVGPVPAGRT from the coding sequence GTGCTGCTCTCGGAAGACGACGTGGCGCTGTTCGCGCGGGTCAGTGGCGACCGGAACGCGCTGCACTGCTCGCCCGACCATGCCCGCCGCACCCCCTTCGGCCGGACCGTCGCCCACGGCGTCCTCGCAGTCCTGGCGACGCTGGACGAACAGGCGGCGGACGACGGGGCGGGCGCCACGGCCGTCGAGGCCGACTTCGGCAACCCGGTGTTCCCCGGGGTGCGTTACCGCTCCGAGGCGCTGGACGAGGCCAGGAACGAGGCCAGGACCGGCCTCGGCTACCGCCTGCTCGACGGAGACCGCACCTGCCTGACCGTACGCGTGCGCCCCGGCACCCCGCCGGACCTGGATCCGCTGCCCGTGCCGCAGGACCGGTCGGCGCCACGGCACGGGATCGAGGACCTGCCGCCGGGCACCGCGGTGTCCGGCGGGTACGGCCCGGAGGGGACCGACGCGCTGCGCGGGCGGTTCCCGGCCGCGGCCCGGCTGCTCGGGCAAACGCCGCTGGCCTGCCTGTTGTGGTCGAGCTATGTGGCCGGGATGCGCCTGCCGGGAGAGAACTGCCTGCTCGGCCGGGTGGCGCTGCGTTTCCTCCCGGTCGCCGCGCGGGGGCCCGCGCGGCTGTCGTACAGCGCCCGCGTCGTCCACACCGACCGGCGCTTCGGACTGGTGTCGATCGTCGGGCAGATCACCGCGGACGGCGCGGTCGTCGCCGAGGCCGAGATCGAGGCCATGGTCCGCACGCCCGCGCCGCCGGCCACCTCGGCCGCACTGGGCGAGCACTTGAGTCCGTCCACCCGGCTGCGGGGCGCATCGGCCGTCGTCGTCGGCGGCAGCCGCGGGCTCGGTGCCGCCCTGTCGCTAGCTCTGGCTTCGCAAGGAGCCGAGGTCTTCGTCGGGCATCGGGACACGCTGCCACCGGCCCTGCGGGCCGAGGCCGAAGGGCTGCCGGGGCAACTGCACTCCGTGCCCGGCGACGCCGCGGACCCGCGCTGGAGCACCGAACTGCGCTCCAGCGTCGAGCGCGAGCACGGCCGGCTCGGCTTCCTGGTGTGCAGCGCGGCCCCACCCCTGCGCACGCTGGGCCTGGCCGCCACCGACCTGGAACGGATGGACGCGTTCCTGACCGGTTCGCTGCGGCTGGTCAGCGCGCCGATGAGCGGGCTGCTCCCGCTCCTGGAGCCGGGGCGGGGCCGATGCCTGGTGATCTCCTCGGCCGCTCTGGACGAACCGCCGCGCGACTGGCCGCACTACGTCGCGGCGAAGTCCGCCGTGGAGGGTCTGGTCCGCTGGGCCGCCCGGCACCGCCCCGGTGTGACGTTCCACCTCGCGCGGCCGGGAATGCTGCGGACCGAGCAGACGAACTCGCCCGGCGCCCGGGAGACGGCCGGGCCGGTGGAACCGGTGGCGGCGCGACTGGTGCGCCAGCTGCTGGAGCCCGCGCCCGCCGACGGAGTCCCGCACCTGATCGGCGAGGAGGAGCTCGTCGGCCCGGTTCCGGCCGGGCGGACGTGA
- a CDS encoding acyl carrier protein, giving the protein MEANELKAISVESTVLEVFRAILGLDAIDPDVPFAALGGDSMRAVRVLSRLWRELDVELPVHALGNDTTAAELAAAIRAHRDGRAA; this is encoded by the coding sequence ATGGAAGCGAACGAACTGAAGGCCATATCCGTGGAAAGCACGGTGCTCGAGGTGTTCCGCGCGATCCTGGGCCTGGACGCGATCGACCCGGATGTCCCCTTCGCCGCGCTGGGCGGGGACTCTATGCGGGCCGTGCGCGTGCTGTCGCGGCTCTGGCGCGAACTGGACGTGGAGCTGCCCGTGCACGCGCTCGGCAACGACACGACCGCCGCCGAACTCGCGGCGGCCATCCGCGCGCACCGGGACGGCCGGGCCGCATGA
- a CDS encoding HAD-IIIC family phosphatase, whose product MSDARKPGIALAATFTSDGLGDAMARRLRDTGREVMAAPYGQVLEPLLDPGSVLLAHAGVNVVLLRAEDLFRGGADPSAGDRLLDELLSVLSAAPNRSAATWLVALTPPSPGALADPARARWVEAATRRVTETVAPLPGMHLVALDDLTDRYEVPQTHDEYADRIAHLPYTDEYFDALTDWLVRLAGTTWRKPRKVVVLDCDNTLWAGVCGEDGPLGVEIGPGRRAVQEFMRDQRAQGKLLCLCSRNEEADVRAVFAENPAMVLTMEDVTAHRIGWQPKAQYLYELSQELGLALNSFVFVDDDAVECASVRAALPEVAVVELTRDADAAPRQLAHETAFDQLTVTDEDRLRADWYRAEPERRALEQSLVDYEEFLARCAIEVSMEALTDSALDRAAQLTTRTTQFTLAGTAFTVPELRRLLDGGGRGWTVRVRDVFGDYGTVGLVLAQADGDVLNVPVFLLSCRVLNRRVESRMLRMLGAEAAAAGCRTLRLPYRPTPRNAPARHFLKEISGGVIGADDDPGVIAVRVADWADAPAVAAP is encoded by the coding sequence ATGAGCGACGCGAGGAAACCGGGCATCGCCCTGGCCGCGACCTTCACCTCGGACGGGCTCGGGGACGCCATGGCGCGGCGGCTTCGGGATACCGGGCGCGAGGTGATGGCGGCGCCGTACGGGCAGGTCCTGGAGCCGCTGCTGGACCCCGGCAGTGTGCTGCTGGCCCATGCCGGGGTGAATGTCGTGCTGCTGCGGGCCGAGGACCTGTTCCGCGGCGGCGCGGACCCCTCGGCCGGTGACCGGCTCCTGGACGAGCTGCTCTCGGTGCTGTCCGCCGCCCCCAACCGCTCCGCGGCCACCTGGCTGGTGGCCCTGACGCCGCCGTCGCCGGGCGCCCTCGCCGACCCCGCCCGCGCCCGGTGGGTCGAGGCCGCCACGCGGCGGGTCACGGAGACCGTCGCCCCGCTGCCGGGCATGCACCTCGTGGCGCTTGACGACCTCACGGACCGCTACGAGGTGCCGCAGACGCACGACGAGTACGCCGACCGCATCGCTCATCTCCCCTACACCGACGAGTACTTCGACGCGCTGACCGACTGGCTGGTGCGTCTGGCCGGCACGACGTGGCGCAAGCCCCGCAAGGTCGTGGTGCTGGACTGCGACAACACCCTGTGGGCCGGGGTGTGCGGCGAGGACGGTCCGCTCGGGGTGGAGATCGGCCCGGGGCGGCGCGCGGTCCAGGAGTTCATGCGGGACCAGCGAGCGCAGGGAAAGCTGCTGTGCCTGTGCAGCCGCAACGAAGAGGCGGACGTGCGGGCGGTGTTCGCCGAGAACCCCGCCATGGTCCTCACGATGGAGGACGTCACCGCCCACCGGATCGGCTGGCAGCCCAAGGCCCAGTATCTGTACGAGCTGTCCCAGGAGCTGGGGCTCGCGCTCAACTCGTTCGTCTTCGTGGACGACGACGCCGTGGAATGCGCCTCGGTGCGGGCGGCGTTGCCCGAGGTCGCCGTGGTGGAGCTGACCCGGGACGCGGACGCGGCACCTCGGCAGCTGGCCCACGAGACCGCCTTCGACCAGCTCACGGTGACCGACGAGGACCGGCTGCGGGCCGACTGGTACCGGGCCGAACCGGAGCGCCGGGCCCTGGAGCAGTCGCTCGTGGACTACGAGGAGTTCCTGGCCCGCTGCGCCATCGAGGTCTCGATGGAGGCGCTGACGGACTCCGCCCTGGACCGGGCGGCCCAACTGACCACCCGCACCACGCAGTTCACCCTGGCGGGCACCGCCTTCACGGTGCCGGAGCTGCGGCGGCTGCTCGACGGCGGCGGCCGCGGCTGGACGGTGCGGGTCCGCGACGTCTTCGGCGACTACGGCACCGTCGGTCTCGTCCTCGCCCAGGCCGACGGTGACGTGCTGAACGTCCCGGTCTTCCTGCTCAGCTGCCGGGTCCTCAACCGCCGGGTGGAGAGCCGGATGCTGCGGATGCTCGGCGCCGAGGCCGCGGCGGCCGGCTGTCGCACCCTTCGGCTGCCGTACCGGCCCACCCCGCGCAACGCGCCCGCGCGCCATTTCCTCAAGGAGATCTCCGGCGGCGTCATCGGCGCCGATGACGACCCCGGCGTCATCGCCGTCCGGGTCGCCGACTGGGCCGACGCGCCCGCGGTGGCCGCGCCGTAG
- a CDS encoding MFS transporter: MRKSGLAGLIPLYFIILIDNLSVSLIIPVLIPISYDADIGVLSSGGTSTRDLFYGVAIGSYSLAMFLGAPLLGSLSDHFRRKKTLTLCLLGLALGYALTIWGLVSRDVALFVAGRVVGGLFSGSLPVAQAAILDVTPKERRVNSIGLIMFCVSTGYVVGPLIGGYLSDSTLVSWFSLKTPFIFVAGITLLNLLVLLVSFREEPAPRPTGRMTFPNPVKHLMESFTFAGVRVLSAALLLMSLGWTAFFQFIGLYLTANEGFDQRAVTNLISMVGVGLAASFLSLVPLSMKYLKPQIAVAGSLAAMTVCVAGTALTGSRVALYGLCLVGAAAYGISYSGLVGMMSAAVDDSHQGSVMGTAGAIAAISAGLSGVVFGIIDGSSSLPIFSAAAFVLLGFLLFAAVRPGTATPREEPRESVDRTSAV; the protein is encoded by the coding sequence ATGCGTAAAAGCGGGTTGGCCGGTCTCATCCCTCTTTACTTCATCATCCTGATCGACAACTTGAGCGTCAGCCTCATCATTCCGGTGCTGATTCCCATCTCTTATGACGCCGATATCGGCGTCCTGAGCAGTGGCGGAACCAGCACCCGCGACTTGTTCTACGGAGTCGCGATCGGCAGCTATTCACTGGCGATGTTCCTCGGCGCGCCGCTGCTCGGCTCGCTGTCCGACCACTTCCGCCGCAAGAAGACGCTGACGCTGTGCCTGCTGGGCCTTGCCCTCGGCTACGCACTGACCATCTGGGGGCTGGTGAGCCGGGACGTCGCCCTGTTCGTCGCCGGGCGTGTGGTCGGCGGCCTGTTCTCCGGTAGTCTGCCGGTCGCCCAGGCGGCGATCTTGGACGTCACGCCGAAGGAACGCCGCGTGAACTCCATCGGCCTGATCATGTTCTGCGTCTCGACCGGTTACGTGGTGGGCCCGCTCATCGGCGGCTACCTCAGCGACTCCACCCTGGTCTCCTGGTTCAGCCTCAAGACGCCCTTCATCTTCGTGGCCGGCATCACGCTGCTGAACCTGCTGGTGCTGCTGGTCTCCTTCCGGGAGGAGCCGGCTCCCAGGCCGACGGGACGCATGACCTTCCCGAACCCGGTCAAGCACCTCATGGAGTCCTTCACCTTCGCCGGGGTCAGGGTGCTCTCCGCGGCGCTTCTGCTCATGTCCCTGGGCTGGACGGCCTTCTTCCAGTTCATCGGCCTGTACCTGACGGCCAACGAAGGCTTCGACCAACGCGCGGTCACCAACCTCATCTCGATGGTCGGTGTCGGCCTCGCGGCGTCCTTCCTTTCCCTGGTGCCGCTCTCGATGAAGTACCTCAAGCCGCAGATCGCGGTGGCCGGGTCCCTGGCGGCGATGACCGTGTGCGTCGCCGGCACCGCGCTGACCGGTTCGAGGGTCGCGCTCTACGGCCTGTGCCTGGTGGGCGCGGCCGCCTACGGCATCTCCTACAGCGGTCTCGTGGGCATGATGTCCGCCGCCGTGGACGACAGCCACCAAGGTTCCGTCATGGGCACGGCCGGTGCCATCGCCGCCATCTCCGCGGGCCTGTCGGGCGTCGTGTTCGGAATCATCGACGGCTCCAGCTCGCTGCCCATCTTCTCCGCCGCGGCCTTCGTCCTCCTCGGATTCCTGCTGTTTGCCGCGGTGCGGCCGGGCACCGCGACCCCCCGTGAGGAGCCACGGGAGAGCGTGGACAGGACCTCCGCGGTCTGA